One region of Juglans regia cultivar Chandler chromosome 4, Walnut 2.0, whole genome shotgun sequence genomic DNA includes:
- the LOC108990025 gene encoding uncharacterized protein LOC108990025 isoform X1 — MGKNAFLSAFFFLLILVDVSDASLLSSFRKLVGAAPKDANATTIQSSKPTDGSENKGPKPLVHDKSTQVDPKGLSKDLSSSNNTSSENNKGKNNGTDQNKKDEEKTDPLQTESTDNCDGLVAKRCNRDMTACIQSIQSAGSKEVVVLVQNKGESTLKVNLSGESISKNLEIPKHQTKNITISLTNGKSSKLLLNAGNGDCELDVRPLVEANVYMRFPSFDKLLTPVNGAYLLILTVLVFGGTWACFKLRKRRHHGGVPYQELEMGLPESVSAINVETAEGWDQGWDDDWDEDNAVRSPGERHAGSISANGLTSRSSNRDGWEDDWND, encoded by the exons ATGGGAAAAAATGCGTTTCTTTCagcttttttcttccttctgaTCCTTGTTGATGTTTCCGATGCTTCCTTGCTCTCGAGTTTCAGAAAGCTGGTGGGTGCCGCGCCTAAAGATGCTAACGCCACAACCATTCAA AGTTCTAAGCCAACCGATGGGTCAGAGAATAAAGGACCGAAGCCTCTGGTACACGACAAGTCAACCCAGGTGGATCCCAAGGGTCTTTCCAAGGATTTGAGTAGTAGCAATAATACTAGTAGTGAGAATAACAAGGGGAAGAACAATGGAACAGATCAAAACAAGAAAGATGAGGAGAAGACCGATCCTTTGCAAACAGAGAGCACTGATAATTGTGATGGGTTGGTCGCTAAGAGATGCAACCGGGATATGACTGCCTGCATCCAAAGCATTCAAAGTG CAGGGTCCAAAGAAGTAGTTGTTCTAGTCCAAAACAAAGGAGAGAGTACTTTGAAAGTGAATCTTTCTGGGGAAAGCATTAGTAAGAATCTGGAAATACCCAAACATCAAACTAAAAAC ATCACTATCTCTCTAACTAATGGCAAAAGCTCCAAACTCTTATTAAATGCTGGAAATGGTGACTGCGAGCTTGACGTGCGCCCTCTTGTAGAAGCAAACGTTTACATGCGTTTTCCTTCTTTTGATAAACTGTTGACACCAGTAAATGGTGCATACTTGTTGATTCTTACTGTGCTAGTCTTTGGAGGGACGTGGGCTTGCTTTAAACTTAGGAAGAGGAGACACCATGGTGGAGTCCCATATCAAGAGCTTGAAATGGGTTTACCAGAGTCTGTTTCAGCTATCAATGTGGAAACAGCAGAAGGTTGGGATCAGGGTTGGGATGATGACTGGGATGAAGATAATGCAGTGAGGTCACCAGGAGAACGTCATGCAGGAAGCATTTCTGCGAATGGCCTTACTTCTAGATCTTCAAATAGAGATGGATGGGAAGATGACTGGAATGATTAG
- the LOC108990023 gene encoding leucine-rich repeat receptor-like protein kinase PXC2 — translation MLHEAVLLLLFAAALVRSLDPVFNDDVLGLIVFKAGLKDPKGKLVSWNEDDDSPCDDWAGVKCDPRTNRVSELVLDGFSLSGHIDRGLLRLRFLRTLSLSKNNFTGTINPDLARLGSLQVVDLSENELSGSIPEGLFQQCRSLKAVSFARNNLTGTIPESFSSCSTLGFVNFSSNHLSGKLPTGMWFLRRLQSLDFSDNLLEGGVPEGIGNLCNLRAINLSKNRLSGKLPWAIGRCFLLKLVDFSENFLSGSLPESMQRLSKCAFMSLRGNSFSGEVPEWFGELRRLETLDLSANTFSGRVPISIGNLQLLKNLNLSMNQFTGSFPESMKNCINLLAMDVSYNQLAGNLPSWIFKLNVQSLPNFGNRGSGNLQYSSLASIAASYQGLRALDLSSNSFSGEIPAQIGVLSTLRFLNVSRNHLFGSIPARIGELKSLYVLDLSDNWLSGSIPSEIGEAVSLKDLRLQKNFLTGKIPTQVEKCSSLTSLILSQNNLTGPIPADIANLTDLQYVDLSSNELSGSLPKELTNLTHLVSFNVSHNHLQGELPVGGFFNTLSPSSVSGNPSLCGSIVNRSCPAVHPKPIVLNPNSSNSPTGSSSTNHHKIILSISALIAIGAAAFIALGVIAVTVMNIHVRSSMSHSAAPLTLAGGEDFSCSPTNDPNYGKLVMFSGDADFVTGAHALLNKDCELGRGGFGVVYRTVLRDGRSVAIKKLTISGLMKAQEDFESEVKKLGKIRHYNLVALDGYYWTPSLQLLIYEYISGGSLYKHLHDGPDGDCLSWRQRFNIVLGMAKGLAHLHRMKIIHYNLKSTNVLVDSSGEPKVGDFGLARLLPQLDHCVLSSKIQSALGYMAPEFACRTVKITEKCDVYGFGVLVLEVVTGKRPVEYMEDDVVVLCDMVREALEEGKVEDCVDGRLQHNFPAEEAIPVIKLGLICASQVPSNRPDMSEVVNILELIQCPSEGQEELE, via the exons ATGCTCCACGAAGCGGTACTTTTACTTCTATTTGCTGCTGCTCTCGTGCGTTCTCTAGACCCGGTTTTCAACGACGATGTTCTGGGCTTGATTGTATTCAAGGCCGGTCTTAAAGACCCAAAGGGCAAGCTTGTTTCATGGAACGAAGACGACGACAGTCCCTGCGACGACTGGGCCGGAGTCAAATGCGATCCCAGAACCAACCGGGTCTCCGAGCTCGTCCTGGACGGGTTCTCTCTTTCTGGGCACATCGATCGGGGCCTCCTGAGGTTGCGATTCCTTCGAACTCTATCTCTTTCCAAGAACAACTTCACAGGGACTATAAACCCTGATCTTGCTCGTCTTGGGAGTTTGCAAGTTGTTGACTTGAGCGAGAACGAACTCTCTGGGTCGATTCCAGAGGGTCTATTTCAACAATGTCGGTCCTTGAAGGCGGTTTCTTTTGCTAGGAACAATCTCACAGGAACTATTCCCGAGTCTTTTAGCTCGTGCTCGACATTGGGGTTTGTTAACTTCTCTTCTAATCATCTTTCTGGGAAATTGCCCACCGGAATGTGGTTTCTGAGGAGGCTTCAGTCGCttgatttttcagataatttgcTGGAGGGAGGGGTTCCTGAAGGAATTGGAAATTTGTGTAATTTGAGGGCGATAAATTTAAGCAAGAACCGTTTGTCCGGGAAGCTTCCCTGGGCTATTGGACGTTGTTTTCTTTTGAAGTTGGTTGATTTCAGTGAGAACTTCCTTTCAGGGAGCCTTCCAGAGTCGATGCAGAGACTTAGTAAATGTGCTTTTATGAGTTTGCGGGGAAATTCATTTAGCGGAGAGGTTCCAGAATGGTTTGGCGAGTTGAGGCGCCTGGAGACTTTGGATCTTTCGGCAAATACATTTTCGGGTCGGGTTCCCATTTCGATAGGAAATCTTCAATTATTGAAGAATTTGAATTTATCCATGAACCAGTTTACTGGGAGCTTTCCAGAGTCTATGAAAAATTGCATTAACCTTTTGGCCATGGATGTTAGCTATAATCAGTTGGCAGGCAATCTTCCTTCCTGGATTTTTAAACTGAATGTACAAAGCCTTCCGAATTTTGGGAACAGAGGCAGTGGAAATCTGCAATATTCTTCGCTCGCATCAATAGCTGCATCTTATCAAGGTCTTCGGGCCTTGGATTTATCTTCGAATTCATTTTCCGGTGAAATTCCAGCTCAGATTGGTGTGCTTAGTACCTTGCGATTCTTGAATGTTTCCAGGAATCATCTTTTTGGTTCTATTCCGGCCCGCATAGGTGAATTGAAATCTTTATATGTTCTTGATTTAAGCGACAATTGGCTAAGTGGAAGCATTCCTTCTGAAATTGGAGAAGCAGTTTCGCTCAAGGACCTGAGGCTCCAGAAGAACTTCTTAACTGGGAAAATCCCTACCCAAGTTGAGAAGTGCTCATCTCTAACATCGTT GATCCTATCTCAGAACAACCTCACTGGCCCAATCCCTGCAGACATTGCAAACCTCACTGATCTTCAATATGTAGATTTATCTTCAAATGAACTCTCTGGAAGCTTGCCCAAAGAGCTAACAAATCTTACCCACCTAGTGTCTTTTAATGTCTCCCACAACCACCTCCAAGGCGAGTTACCAGTGGGGGGTTTCTTcaacactctctctccctcatctGTCTCTGGTAATCCATCCCTATGTGGGTCTATTGTCAATCGCTCCTGCCCTGCTGTCCATCCTAAACCTATTGTCCTCAACCCCAATTCTTCCAACTCTCCTACTGGTTCTTCCTCTacaaatcatcacaaaatcatcCTCAGCATCTCTGCCCTCATTGCCATTGGTGCAGCTGCATTTATTGCCCTGGGTGTAATAGCTGTTACTGTCATGAATATCCATGTGCGGTCTTCAATGTCACATTCTGCTGCTCCACTCACGTTAGCTGGGGGTGAAGATTTCAGTTGCTCCCCCACTAATGATCCAAACTATGGCAAGCTTGTCATGTTTTCTGGTGATGCTGACTTTGTCACTGGGGCTCATGCACTGCTGAACAAGGACTGTGAACTTGGTCGTGGTGGATTTGGAGTTGTTTACCGAACAGTCCTTCGAGATGGGCGTTCTGTTGCAATCAAGAAGCTAACCATCTCAGGTTTAATGAAGGCCCAAGAAGATTTTGAGAGTGAAGTGAAGAAGCTCGGAAAGATCAGGCACTATAATCTCGTGGCCCTTGATGGCTATTATTGGACTCCATCTTTGCAACTCCTTATTTATGAATACATCTCTGGTGGGAGTTTGTATAAGCATCTCCATGATGGACCTGACGGAGACTGCCTCTCTTGGCGACAGAGGTTCAACATTGTTCTGGGTATGGCAAAAGGTTTGGCCCATTTGCACCGAATGAAAATTATTCACTACAACCTGAAATCAACAAATGTTCTGGTAGACAGCTCTGGTGAGCCAAAAGTAGGAGATTTTGGCCTAGCAAGGCTGTTGCCACAGTTAGATCATTGTGTGTTGAGCAGCAAAATCCAGAGTGCTCTTGGCTACATGGCTCCTGAATTTGCATGTCGAACCGTGAAAATCACTGAGAAATGTGATGTGTATGGATTTGGGGTCTTGGTTTTGGAGGTGGTGACAGGAAAAAGACCTGTGGAATATATGGAGGATGATGTGGTGGTGCTTTGTGACATGGTGAGGGAGGCATTAGAGGAAGGGAAGGTGGAGGATTGTGTTGATGGGAGACTCCAACATAATTTTCCAGCAGAGGAGGCAATTCCAGTTATAAAGCTTGGTTTAATATGTGCCTCTCAGGTTCCATCAAACAGACCAGACATGAGCGAGGTGGTCAATATTTTAGAGCTCATCCAGTGCCCTTCCGAAGGCCAGGAGGAATTAGAGTGA
- the LOC108990013 gene encoding vacuolar-sorting receptor 1-like yields the protein MGEKLGLLALFWFMLCGFGVARFVVEKNSLRVSSPNSLKGVYECAIGNFGVPQYGGTMVGIVTYPKANQKACKSYDDVDISFKSKPGALPTFLLVDRGDCYFTLKAWNAQKGGAAAILVADDRIEPLITMDTPEEEKADADYLQNITIPSALISKSLGDSIKKVISKGEMVNINLDWSEALPHPDERVEYEFWTNSNDECGPKCDSQIEFLKSFKGAAQILEKNGYTQFTPHYITWYCPEAFILSKQCKSQCINHGRYCAPDPEQDFSRGYDGKDVVVQNLREVCFFKVANESGKPWLWWDYVADFAIRCPMKEKKYTEDCSNQVIQSLGLDLKEIKKCVGDTTADVDNPLLKAEQDAQIGKGSRGDVTILPTLVINNRQYRGKLDKVAVLKAICAGFEETTEPAICLSEDVETNECLSNNGGCWQDKATNITACKDTFRGRVCECPVVQGVKFVGDGYTHCEASGALRCEINNGGCWKKTQEGRTYSACVDDSKGCKCPPGFKGDGVNTCEDVDECKEKLACQCPSCKCKNTWGSYECSCSGDLLYMQENDICISKDNTTVSWSFVWIIILGLAATGVGGYAVYKYRIRRYMDSEIRAIMAQYMPLDNQGEVPIHGNV from the exons ATGGGGGAAAAGCTAGGGCTTTTGGCGcttttttggtttatgttgTGCGGTTTTGGTGTGGCAAGGTTTGTGGTGGAGAAGAACAGCTTAAGAGTTTCTTCACCGAACTCTTTGAAGGGTGTATATGAATGTGCAATTGGAAATTTTGGAGTTCCTCAGTATGGAGGAACCATGGTTGGCATTGTGACGTACCCCAAAGCCAATCAAAAGGCATGCAAGAGTTATGATGACGTAGATATCTCCTTCAAGTCCAAGCCCGGAGCCCTGCCTACCTTTCTACTCGTCGATAGAGGAG ATTGTTACTTCACCTTGAAGGCATGGAACGCTCAAAAAGGTGGAGCAGCAGCTATTCTTGTTGCGGATGACCGGATTGAACCATTAATTACCATGGACACTCCTGAAGAAGAGAAGGCTGATGCTGATTATCTACAGAACATCACCATTCCTTCAGCTCTTATTAGCAAGTCTTTGGGGGATAgcattaaaaaagttatatctAAAGGAGAGATGGTTAACATAAACCTCGATTGGTCTGAGGCTCTTCCACATCCTGATGAGCGGGTTGAGTACGAGTTTTGGACAAATAGCAATGACGAATGTGGGCCAAAGTGTGACAGTCAGATTGAATTTTTAAAGAGCTTCAAAGGAGCAGCTCAGATACTTGAGAAGAATGGGTACACACAGTTCACCCCGCACTATATAACTTGGTACTGCCCAGAAGCTTTTATTTTGAGCAAACAGTGCAAGTCTCAGTGTATCAATCATGGGAGGTACTGTGCTCCAGATCCTGAGCAGGATTTCAGCCGAGGGTATGATGGAAAAGATGTTGTGGTTCAAAATCTACGTGAAGTTTGCTTTTTTAAGGTTGCAAATGAAAGTGGAAAGCCATGGCTTTGGTGGGACTACGTGGCAGATTTTGCAATCCGTTGCCCGATGAAAGAGAAGAAGTACACTGAAGACTGCTCAAATCAAGTTATCCAATCACTTG GGCTTGATCTCAAGGAGATAAAAAAATGCGTTGGAGACACTACTGCAGATGTGGACAACCCACTTCTTAAAGCTGAACAGGATGCACAG ATTGGCAAGGGTTCCCGTGGAGATGTTACAATATTACCAACTCTTGTTATAAATAACAGACAGTATAGAG GGAAGTTGGACAAAGTAGCAGTTCTCAAAGCCATCTGTGCAGGTTTTGAGGAGACCACAGAGCCTGCCATTTGTTTAAGTGAAG ATGTAGAAACAAATGAATGTTTGAGCAACAATGGTGGCTGCTGGCAGGACAAGGCCACTAATATAACTGCATGCaag GACACTTTCCGTGGAAGAGTATGTGAATGCCCTGTTGTCCAAGGTGTAAAGTTTGTTGGTGATGGTTATACTCATTGTGAAG CTTCGGGAGCTCTACGTTGCGAAATCAATAATGGAGGTTGTTGGAAGAAAACTCAGGAAGGCCGGACTTACTCTGCTTGTGTT GATGACTCAAAAGGTTGCAAGTGTCCACCAGGATTCAAGGGTGATGGAGTTAATACCTGTGAAG ATGTTGATGAGTGCAAAGAGAAGTTGGCTTGCCAGTGCCCATCTTGCAAATGCAAGAATACGTGGGGCAGTTATGAATGCAGCTGTAGTGGTGATCTACTTTACATGCAAGAAAATGACATATGTATAA GTAAAGATAATACCACAGTCAGCTGGagttttgtttggattattattCTTGGCTTGGCTGCTACTGGGGTTGGGGGATATGCAGTTTACAAGTACAGGATCCGG AGATACATGGATTCCGAGATACGGGCAATCATGGCGCAGTACATGCCCTTGGATAATCAAGGAGAGGTGCCTATTCATGGGAATGTCTGA
- the LOC108989956 gene encoding pentatricopeptide repeat-containing protein At1g13040, mitochondrial-like, with protein sequence MMSALCPAPSGFLQSPVQSALPNYPFFFGICRHHNQKAPQGNFIVLAALSLSSSNPTERPRLHTIHLLHDHYRFLPRKHSHLIYVNRNHLVDPRTSSFQVPDFVGTIGSLPTEERTEFLTAYIKDTEFRTISNFNDLLMALLIAEEPDLALKLFSDLSSYASIEPDSWTFSIVSRCYCKKNHLDEAQRVLDHMVEERGFHPDVATITMLINGFCKRGKLQRAFELLHFMGRIGCEPTVRTYNCLLKGMCYVGRVEEAFEMLIKIKESMKPDIYTYTAVMDGFCKVGRSDEAMELLDEAEEMGLTPNVVSYNTLFQGYCKEGRPLEGIGVLKQMKQRNCMPDYICYSTLLHGLLKWGKIRSALRTYKEMVGDGFEVDERMMNTFLRRLCRRSWKEKDMLEDAYQVFEKMKKRFYVIDLSTYSLMIQALCTGKKIEQALDNLHDMIRMGHSPPIITFNSIIRALCAGGRVDEALLVLALMDEGRRMPNRISYNLLIEELNRRKWLLGACNIYGMALKRGVIPNRKPPQTRRNVFM encoded by the coding sequence atgATGTCTGCTCTGTGTCCTGCACCCTCCGGATTTCTTCAGTCACCCGTTCAATCCGCTTTACCTAATTACCCTTTCTTCTTCGGCATTTGCAGACACCACAATCAGAAAGCACCCCAAGGCAACTTCATTGTCCTTGCTGCACTCTCCCTTTCTTCCTCCAACCCAACAGAGCGCCCTCGCCTACATACTATACACCTCCTCCACGATCATTATCGATTTCTCCCAAGGAAACACTCCCACTTGATTTATGTTAATAGGAATCACTTGGTCGATCCCAGAACTAGTAGCTTTCAGGTCCCAGATTTCGTAGGCACAATCGGATCACTACCCACTGAGGAAAGAACTGAGTTTCTCACTGCCTATATCAAAGATACTGAGTTTCGTACCATATCCAATTTCAATGATCTGCTCATGGCTTTACTTATAGCTGAAGAGCCTGACCTTGCCTTGAAACTGTTCTCTGATTTATCATCTTATGCGTCAATAGAGCCAGATTCTTGGACATTTTCCATCGTCAGCAGATGCTACTGCAAGAAAAACCATCTGGATGAGGCCCAACGAGTGTTAGACCATATGGTAGAAGAAAGGGGTTTTCACCCAGACGTAGCAACAATCACCATGCTCATTAATGGGTTCTGCAAAAGAGGTAAATTGCAGAGAGCTTTTGAGCTCCTTCATTTCATGGGCCGAATCGGTTGCGAACCCACTGTTCGTACGTACAATTGCTTGTTAAAGGGGATGTGTTATGTGGGAAGGGTGGAGGAGGCATTTGAGATGCTGATAAAAATCAAGGAGAGCATGAAGCCAGACATTTATACGTATACAGCTGTTATGGATGGTTTTTGTAAAGTGGGTCGGTCAGATGAGGCTATGGAACTGCTTGACGAAGCCGAAGAGATGGGGTTGACACCAAATGTGGTCTCTTACAACACACTTTTTCAAGGGTATTGCAAGGAGGGGAGGCCATTGGAGGGTATTGGTGTTTTGAAGCAAATGAAGCAGAGAAATTGCATGCCTGATTACATCTGTTATAGCACTTTGTTGCATGGGTTGTTGAAATGGGGTAAGATTCGGTCTGCCTTACGAACGTACAAGGAGATGGTGGGGGATGGTTTCGAAGtggatgagaggatgatgaatacTTTCCTGAGAAGGTTATGCAGGAgatcttggaaagaaaaagatatgCTAGAAGATGCCTATCAAGTGtttgagaaaatgaagaagaggtTTTATGTAATAGATCTTAGCACCTATAGCCTAATGATCCAAGCTCTATGTACGGGAAAGAAGATTGAGCAGGCTTTGGACAACTTGCATGATATGATAAGAATGGGGCATTCTCCACCTATAATTACGTTTAACAGTATCATTCGAGCACTTTGTGCTGGAGGCAGGGTAGATGAAGCCTTGTTAGTTCTGGCTCTAATGGATGAAGGAAGAAGAATGCCTAACAGAATTTCTTATAACCTTCTAATTGAGGAGTTGAATAGACGAAAATGGTTGTTGGGCGCTTGTAATATCTACGGCATGGCGTTGAAGCGAGGTGTGATTCCCAATAGGAAACCACCACAGACGAGG
- the LOC108990025 gene encoding uncharacterized protein LOC108990025 isoform X2, which produces MGKNAFLSAFFFLLILVDVSDASLLSSFRKLVGAAPKDANATTIQSSKPTDGSENKGPKPLVHDKSTQVDPKGLSKDLSSSNNTSSENNKGKNNGTDQNKKDEEKTDPLQTESTDNCDGLVAKRCNRDMTACIQSIQSGSKEVVVLVQNKGESTLKVNLSGESISKNLEIPKHQTKNITISLTNGKSSKLLLNAGNGDCELDVRPLVEANVYMRFPSFDKLLTPVNGAYLLILTVLVFGGTWACFKLRKRRHHGGVPYQELEMGLPESVSAINVETAEGWDQGWDDDWDEDNAVRSPGERHAGSISANGLTSRSSNRDGWEDDWND; this is translated from the exons ATGGGAAAAAATGCGTTTCTTTCagcttttttcttccttctgaTCCTTGTTGATGTTTCCGATGCTTCCTTGCTCTCGAGTTTCAGAAAGCTGGTGGGTGCCGCGCCTAAAGATGCTAACGCCACAACCATTCAA AGTTCTAAGCCAACCGATGGGTCAGAGAATAAAGGACCGAAGCCTCTGGTACACGACAAGTCAACCCAGGTGGATCCCAAGGGTCTTTCCAAGGATTTGAGTAGTAGCAATAATACTAGTAGTGAGAATAACAAGGGGAAGAACAATGGAACAGATCAAAACAAGAAAGATGAGGAGAAGACCGATCCTTTGCAAACAGAGAGCACTGATAATTGTGATGGGTTGGTCGCTAAGAGATGCAACCGGGATATGACTGCCTGCATCCAAAGCATTCAAAGTG GGTCCAAAGAAGTAGTTGTTCTAGTCCAAAACAAAGGAGAGAGTACTTTGAAAGTGAATCTTTCTGGGGAAAGCATTAGTAAGAATCTGGAAATACCCAAACATCAAACTAAAAAC ATCACTATCTCTCTAACTAATGGCAAAAGCTCCAAACTCTTATTAAATGCTGGAAATGGTGACTGCGAGCTTGACGTGCGCCCTCTTGTAGAAGCAAACGTTTACATGCGTTTTCCTTCTTTTGATAAACTGTTGACACCAGTAAATGGTGCATACTTGTTGATTCTTACTGTGCTAGTCTTTGGAGGGACGTGGGCTTGCTTTAAACTTAGGAAGAGGAGACACCATGGTGGAGTCCCATATCAAGAGCTTGAAATGGGTTTACCAGAGTCTGTTTCAGCTATCAATGTGGAAACAGCAGAAGGTTGGGATCAGGGTTGGGATGATGACTGGGATGAAGATAATGCAGTGAGGTCACCAGGAGAACGTCATGCAGGAAGCATTTCTGCGAATGGCCTTACTTCTAGATCTTCAAATAGAGATGGATGGGAAGATGACTGGAATGATTAG